A DNA window from Coprobacter tertius contains the following coding sequences:
- the def gene encoding peptide deformylase yields MILPVYLYGQPVLRKISRDITPDYPGLSELIKNMFETMYQSDGIGLAAPQIGLDIRLLVIDLDVLSDTYPEYKDYRIAMINARILEREGETVRREEGCLSLPGIHESVPRQEKIKITFLDENFNERTEVFEGYVARVIQHEYDHLEGKMFIDHISPIRKQLIKSKLNAIIKGKARCDYRVKTVK; encoded by the coding sequence ATGATATTACCTGTTTATCTTTATGGACAACCTGTTTTAAGAAAAATTTCGCGGGATATTACTCCCGATTATCCGGGTTTGTCAGAATTGATAAAAAATATGTTCGAGACGATGTACCAATCTGATGGAATCGGGCTGGCCGCACCGCAGATCGGTCTCGATATTCGTTTGTTAGTTATCGATTTGGATGTGCTTTCAGATACTTATCCCGAATATAAAGATTATCGTATTGCGATGATTAATGCGCGTATTCTCGAAAGAGAGGGTGAGACCGTGCGCCGCGAAGAAGGTTGCCTGAGTTTGCCGGGTATACATGAGTCGGTTCCTCGGCAGGAAAAAATAAAAATTACGTTTCTCGATGAAAATTTTAACGAACGAACCGAAGTTTTTGAAGGGTATGTAGCTCGTGTAATACAACACGAGTATGATCATCTCGAAGGAAAAATGTTTATCGATCATATTTCTCCTATTCGTAAACAGCTTATTAAATCGAAATTAAATGCTATTATCAAAGGGAAAGCTCGTTGTGATTATAGGGTGAAAACGGTAAAATGA
- a CDS encoding acyl-CoA carboxylase subunit beta, with translation MTSLQKDILELREKKALVQMGGGEAAIEKQEAMGKLTARNRILALLDENSFQEYDLFVEHEARGFGMEKKVLPGDGVITGTGTIFGAPVCIYAQDFTVAGGSLGLMHARKITKIMDHALKMKVPIIGINDSGGARIQEGVGALAGYGEIFYRNTIASGVIPQISVILGPCAGGAVYSPALTDFVFVVENISKMFITGPNVIKTVLGEEISMEDLGGARVHAEITGNAHFYAQSEQECFEQIKKLVTFIPWNNRERARTFEPKEPMFEKTVNDIIPSDPKQPYDVRDIIRSVVDDSDFFEIQELWAANIVIGFGRIHGETIGFVANQPMVMAGVLDCDSSDKAARFIRYCDSFNIPIVTFEDMPGYLPGVDQEHAGVIRHGAKVLYAYSEATVPKITIILRKAYGGGYIAMNSRHLGADFVFAWPSAEIAVMGPEGAANIIFRKEIMEAEDQDAMRQAKVKEYIEKFANPYVAAAKGYIDAVIEPRETRAILKHALEVAKNKEESRPTKKHGIPPF, from the coding sequence ATGACTTCATTACAGAAAGACATCTTGGAACTGCGCGAGAAAAAAGCGCTGGTACAGATGGGTGGCGGAGAGGCTGCTATTGAGAAGCAAGAGGCTATGGGTAAGCTTACTGCCCGTAATCGTATCCTTGCACTGTTGGACGAAAATTCATTTCAGGAATATGATTTATTTGTAGAACATGAAGCCCGCGGGTTCGGGATGGAAAAGAAAGTACTTCCCGGAGACGGTGTTATTACCGGTACCGGAACTATCTTCGGTGCTCCAGTGTGTATTTATGCTCAGGACTTTACAGTAGCCGGCGGTTCGCTGGGATTGATGCATGCCCGTAAGATCACTAAGATTATGGACCATGCCCTGAAAATGAAAGTGCCCATTATCGGTATTAATGATTCTGGCGGTGCTCGTATACAAGAAGGGGTAGGTGCATTGGCCGGTTATGGAGAAATATTTTATCGAAATACGATCGCGTCGGGTGTAATTCCGCAAATCTCGGTAATCCTCGGTCCTTGTGCGGGTGGGGCAGTGTATTCCCCGGCATTGACCGATTTTGTATTTGTAGTTGAAAATATTTCAAAGATGTTTATTACTGGCCCGAATGTAATAAAAACAGTATTGGGAGAAGAAATATCTATGGAAGATCTTGGTGGTGCTCGTGTGCATGCTGAAATTACGGGTAATGCCCATTTCTATGCTCAAAGTGAGCAGGAATGCTTCGAACAGATAAAAAAATTGGTAACTTTTATTCCCTGGAACAACCGGGAACGCGCTCGTACTTTTGAACCGAAAGAACCGATGTTCGAAAAGACGGTAAATGATATTATCCCTTCCGATCCGAAACAGCCTTATGATGTTCGCGATATTATCCGTTCGGTGGTGGATGATTCTGATTTCTTTGAAATTCAGGAACTTTGGGCTGCCAATATTGTAATCGGTTTCGGGCGTATTCATGGTGAGACAATCGGTTTTGTCGCTAATCAGCCGATGGTAATGGCTGGAGTACTCGATTGTGATAGTTCTGATAAAGCAGCTCGCTTTATCCGTTATTGCGACTCGTTTAATATTCCTATCGTAACTTTCGAAGATATGCCTGGGTATTTACCGGGTGTAGATCAGGAACATGCCGGGGTGATACGCCACGGAGCTAAAGTATTATATGCGTATTCTGAAGCTACCGTGCCTAAAATTACTATTATTTTGCGTAAGGCTTACGGCGGAGGTTATATCGCAATGAACTCACGTCATTTGGGAGCTGACTTTGTTTTTGCGTGGCCAAGTGCCGAAATTGCCGTTATGGGGCCTGAAGGTGCGGCTAATATCATATTCCGCAAGGAAATTATGGAAGCTGAAGATCAGGATGCTATGAGACAAGCCAAGGTGAAAGAATATATCGAAAAATTCGCTAATCCTTATGTGGCTGCAGCAAAAGGATATATCGATGCTGTTATAGAACCGCGGGAAACCAGAGCTATTTTGAAACATGCTCTCGAAGTGGCTAAGAATAAAGAAGAATCGAGACCGACTAAAAAGCACGGGATTCCACCGTTCTGA
- a CDS encoding acetyl-CoA carboxylase biotin carboxyl carrier protein subunit, whose translation MEQDKKKLVDFAVTARKYKTTLTQKFIDRPIWKKPVAGEVRSTLPGTVVSLAVKVGDKINAGDLLLVHEAMKMQNRILAPVSGVVSEIPVQEGEHLTKGALILKIEEE comes from the coding sequence ATGGAACAAGATAAGAAAAAGCTGGTCGACTTTGCTGTTACGGCCCGTAAATATAAGACTACATTAACCCAGAAGTTTATCGATCGTCCGATATGGAAGAAACCGGTGGCAGGAGAAGTGCGTTCGACACTTCCCGGTACAGTTGTTTCATTAGCTGTAAAAGTCGGTGACAAGATAAATGCGGGAGATTTGTTGTTGGTACACGAAGCGATGAAAATGCAAAATCGCATATTGGCTCCTGTTTCGGGTGTTGTTTCTGAAATTCCTGTACAAGAAGGGGAACATCTGACAAAAGGAGCTTTGATCCTGAAGATTGAAGAAGAGTAA
- the ettA gene encoding energy-dependent translational throttle protein EttA, which yields MADDKKIIFSMVGVSKTFPPHKQVLKNIYLSFFYGAKIGIIGLNGSGKSTLLKIIAGIEKSYQGEVVFSPGYSVGYLEQEPKLDPEKTVKEIVQEGVQPILDILTEYEEVNMKFGDPEVLEDPDKMEALMNRQAELQDKIDASDAWNLDNKLERAMDALRCPPEDQLVKSLSGGERRRVALCRLLLQQPDVLLLDEPTNHLDAESIDWLEQHLQQYPGTVIAITHDRYFLDHVAGWILELDRGEGIPWQGNYTSWLEQKTKRMEMEEKQASKRRKTLERELEWVRMAPKARQAKGKARLNSYDKLLNQDQKEREEKLEIFIPNGPRLGNKVIEAKGVAKAYGDKLLFDNLNFMLPPNGIVGVIGPNGAGKTTLFRLIMGQEKVDKGEFDVGETVKIAYVDQTHKDIDPQKSVYQVVSGGQELIRMGGKDINARAYLSRFNFTGADQEKLCGVLSGGERNRLHLAMALKEEGNVLLLDEPTNDIDVNTLRALEEGLENFAGCAVVVSHDRWFLDRICTHILAFEGDSEVFYFEGDYSEYEENKRKRMGDVEPRRVRYRKLIND from the coding sequence ATGGCAGACGATAAGAAAATTATTTTTTCTATGGTAGGGGTAAGTAAAACTTTTCCTCCCCATAAACAAGTATTGAAAAATATTTATCTCTCGTTTTTTTACGGAGCTAAGATCGGTATTATCGGTCTTAACGGATCAGGTAAATCTACGTTGTTAAAAATAATTGCCGGCATCGAAAAATCGTATCAGGGAGAGGTCGTTTTTTCTCCCGGATATTCGGTGGGATATCTCGAACAAGAACCTAAGCTCGATCCGGAGAAAACTGTAAAAGAGATCGTGCAGGAAGGAGTACAACCTATACTCGATATTTTGACTGAGTATGAGGAGGTAAATATGAAATTTGGTGATCCAGAAGTATTGGAAGATCCTGATAAAATGGAAGCATTGATGAATCGTCAGGCTGAACTTCAGGATAAAATCGATGCTTCGGATGCTTGGAATCTCGACAATAAGCTGGAACGTGCCATGGATGCATTGCGGTGTCCACCTGAAGATCAGCTTGTAAAATCACTTTCGGGGGGAGAGCGTCGTCGGGTTGCTTTATGCCGTTTGTTGTTGCAACAACCCGATGTTTTATTGCTTGATGAACCTACCAATCATCTCGATGCTGAGTCTATCGACTGGCTCGAACAGCATTTACAACAATATCCCGGTACAGTAATCGCAATTACTCACGATCGGTATTTTCTCGATCATGTAGCTGGTTGGATTCTTGAACTCGACAGAGGAGAGGGTATTCCTTGGCAGGGAAATTATACGTCATGGCTCGAACAGAAGACCAAGCGTATGGAGATGGAGGAAAAACAGGCTAGTAAACGACGTAAGACCCTCGAACGAGAACTTGAATGGGTGAGAATGGCTCCTAAAGCCCGTCAGGCAAAAGGAAAAGCTCGATTAAATTCTTATGATAAGTTATTGAATCAGGATCAGAAAGAACGGGAAGAAAAATTAGAAATATTTATCCCTAATGGTCCCAGATTAGGGAATAAGGTGATTGAAGCTAAGGGAGTTGCCAAGGCTTATGGGGATAAGCTATTATTTGATAATTTAAATTTTATGTTGCCTCCTAATGGTATTGTAGGGGTAATCGGCCCGAACGGGGCAGGAAAGACAACATTGTTCAGATTGATAATGGGGCAGGAAAAAGTGGATAAAGGTGAGTTTGATGTAGGCGAGACAGTAAAAATAGCATATGTAGATCAAACTCATAAAGATATAGATCCTCAAAAAAGTGTTTATCAGGTGGTTTCTGGTGGTCAGGAGCTGATACGTATGGGGGGAAAAGATATTAATGCCCGGGCTTATCTTTCTCGATTTAATTTTACGGGTGCCGATCAGGAAAAACTTTGTGGCGTGCTTTCCGGAGGAGAACGTAACAGGTTGCATCTGGCAATGGCCTTAAAGGAAGAAGGAAATGTTCTTTTGCTCGATGAGCCGACCAACGATATCGATGTAAATACTTTGCGGGCTTTGGAAGAGGGGCTTGAAAATTTTGCCGGTTGTGCTGTTGTGGTATCCCATGACAGATGGTTCCTCGATCGTATATGTACACATATTCTTGCTTTTGAGGGAGATTCCGAGGTATTTTATTTTGAAGGAGATTACTCTGAATATGAAGAAAATAAACGTAAACGTATGGGTGACGTTGAGCCGAGGCGGGTGCGTTACCGAAAATTAATAAATGATTGA
- a CDS encoding phosphatidate cytidylyltransferase produces the protein MRNFIVRAVTGILFVIILLGAILYKPLSFAVLFAVITGFTLIEFYRLVKEKEETTVNYITDLAGGIYLFIAVFIAASGSDISHGRLFSPYLLYLLYTFIAQLYAKRPDPIRNWANTLLGQIYIALPFSLLSLIAFKHGDYNAWGLASFFIFIWLNDTGAYLIGCTFGKHRLFERISPKKSWEGFFGGMGFCLLSAYVLSLFFTFLSPLQWLGFGLTVCISATFGDLCESLLKRTIHVKDSGNVLPGHGGMLDRFDSVLLASPAAVIYLIFIA, from the coding sequence TTGAGAAATTTTATCGTCCGAGCCGTTACTGGAATTTTATTTGTAATTATCTTATTAGGAGCTATATTATATAAGCCATTGAGTTTTGCAGTACTTTTTGCTGTAATTACCGGTTTTACCCTCATCGAATTCTACCGGCTTGTAAAAGAAAAGGAAGAAACTACGGTAAACTATATCACCGATCTGGCCGGAGGTATTTATCTTTTTATCGCTGTATTTATAGCTGCATCGGGATCAGATATTTCTCACGGACGACTTTTTTCACCTTATCTATTATATCTTTTATATACTTTTATTGCACAGCTATATGCAAAACGCCCCGATCCTATTCGTAACTGGGCCAACACTTTATTGGGACAAATCTACATTGCACTTCCCTTTTCACTACTCAGCCTTATCGCTTTTAAACACGGAGATTATAACGCATGGGGGCTGGCCTCATTTTTTATTTTCATATGGCTGAACGACACAGGTGCTTATCTGATCGGATGCACTTTTGGAAAACACCGTTTGTTTGAACGTATTTCTCCTAAAAAATCATGGGAAGGATTTTTCGGAGGAATGGGATTCTGTCTATTGAGTGCATATGTACTTTCTTTATTTTTTACCTTTCTCTCTCCTCTTCAATGGTTAGGTTTCGGACTTACCGTTTGTATCTCCGCAACATTCGGAGATTTATGCGAATCTTTACTTAAAAGGACTATACATGTAAAAGACTCGGGAAATGTCCTTCCAGGACACGGAGGAATGCTCGACCGATTCGATAGTGTATTGCTCGCATCACCTGCTGCTGTAATTTATCTAATATTCATCGCTTAA